The following coding sequences are from one Desulfosporosinus orientis DSM 765 window:
- a CDS encoding SDR family NAD(P)-dependent oxidoreductase, which produces MVDIQFVNNLFDVKDKVALITGATGALGKAISFGYGLAGMKIFVTGRSGEKCKALCDELEAQGIECGYSIGDPAVEADVIKVVEDAVQKFGEINVLLTAAGYNHPQPIVDQDLAEWKKIMDSDVQGTWLFCKYAGQQMIERGKGGKVILVSSARSKMGMAGYTGYCTAKAGIDLMAQSLACEWTAKYKINVNTINPTVFRSDLTEWMFDPESPVYANFLKRLPVGRLGEPEDFIGPCIFLASNASDFMTGANVATEGGYWAN; this is translated from the coding sequence GACGTTAAAGATAAAGTGGCTCTCATTACCGGGGCAACAGGTGCTTTAGGAAAAGCAATTTCCTTTGGTTATGGCTTAGCGGGCATGAAGATTTTTGTGACCGGGCGGAGCGGGGAAAAGTGTAAAGCTCTTTGCGATGAGCTTGAAGCCCAAGGCATTGAATGTGGTTATTCAATTGGCGATCCGGCGGTAGAGGCCGATGTGATCAAGGTTGTCGAGGATGCAGTTCAAAAATTCGGAGAAATCAACGTCTTACTGACAGCAGCAGGCTATAACCATCCCCAGCCCATTGTTGATCAAGACTTAGCGGAATGGAAAAAAATAATGGATTCTGATGTCCAAGGGACTTGGCTGTTTTGCAAATACGCAGGCCAACAGATGATTGAGCGGGGCAAAGGCGGGAAAGTAATTTTGGTATCCTCTGCCCGGTCCAAGATGGGTATGGCCGGGTATACGGGTTACTGCACGGCCAAAGCCGGAATTGATCTTATGGCCCAATCCCTGGCCTGTGAATGGACCGCAAAATACAAGATTAATGTGAATACTATTAACCCAACGGTATTCCGCTCGGATTTAACGGAGTGGATGTTTGATCCGGAAAGTCCTGTTTACGCTAACTTCTTAAAACGCCTCCCGGTGGGACGTCTTGGCGAACCGGAGGATTTTATCGGACCTTGTATTTTTCTTGCCTCAAATGCCAGTGATTTTATGACCGGGGCAAATGTTGCCACAGAAGGCGGATACTGGGCTAACTAA
- a CDS encoding cyclase family protein, with the protein MSKKVFVDLTHPFSAEIPRWPYFDKPVIDNAHTMAKGGVLTQKITCTMHTGTHCDAPRHVMEVEFDGKRARYTHEMPVDAYTGDAICLPIEIERWGLIGPKHLEAACEKVGIKPSELEGMIVCLNTGMHRKFDDSKEYYHYSCGTGIDAGKWFVEHKVKCVAMDSQALDHPLHTAMGNNGMTRMNLIGASGKPITEEYIEQFGMDAYAEFDKEAYIKVHGQEAYDQKFGALEAIGCWGTWEPCHKYMLGHGIVGVENLGGNLDKVSGKRFRFYCFPLRWYLGDGSMARCVAEIDEDDLNDVPERVYPYGGF; encoded by the coding sequence ATGAGCAAAAAAGTATTTGTAGACCTGACCCATCCTTTCAGTGCGGAAATTCCCCGCTGGCCTTATTTTGACAAGCCGGTCATCGATAATGCCCATACCATGGCCAAAGGCGGCGTTCTCACCCAAAAGATCACCTGTACAATGCACACCGGTACTCATTGCGATGCTCCCCGTCACGTTATGGAAGTGGAATTCGATGGCAAAAGAGCTCGTTACACCCATGAGATGCCAGTGGATGCCTACACCGGCGATGCCATTTGCCTGCCTATCGAGATCGAACGCTGGGGACTGATTGGTCCCAAGCACCTGGAGGCTGCCTGTGAAAAAGTTGGCATCAAGCCCAGTGAACTGGAAGGGATGATTGTTTGTTTAAATACGGGTATGCATCGTAAGTTTGACGATTCCAAGGAATACTATCATTACTCCTGCGGTACCGGTATCGATGCCGGCAAGTGGTTTGTGGAGCACAAGGTTAAGTGCGTCGCTATGGATAGTCAGGCTCTGGACCATCCTCTCCACACGGCAATGGGGAACAACGGCATGACCCGCATGAACCTGATCGGAGCTTCCGGCAAACCCATCACCGAAGAATACATCGAACAATTCGGGATGGATGCCTATGCGGAATTTGACAAAGAAGCTTATATCAAAGTTCATGGTCAGGAAGCATATGATCAAAAATTTGGTGCTTTGGAAGCAATCGGCTGCTGGGGTACCTGGGAGCCCTGCCACAAGTACATGCTGGGTCACGGCATTGTCGGGGTTGAAAATCTGGGCGGTAACCTGGACAAGGTATCCGGCAAACGCTTCCGCTTTTATTGCTTCCCCCTCCGCTGGTACCTGGGGGATGGTTCCATGGCTCGCTGCGTTGCGGAAATCGATGAAGATGACTTGAATGACGTACCGGAAAGAGTTTACCCCTACGGTGGTTTTTAA